In a single window of the Solea senegalensis isolate Sse05_10M linkage group LG1, IFAPA_SoseM_1, whole genome shotgun sequence genome:
- the pdss1 gene encoding decaprenyl-diphosphate synthase subunit 1, with protein sequence MAAPWWRHCRRWTTNCSRASFAETVRHFNGRTAAFSTSSPGRASWISRPGNEGQSPSSMQANLNILNLNRHTSRLRFPSLQSCCCRTIHSDAKLKDPFTLAQKDMASLYEDIKKELFVSKEELKYLCDYYFDGKGKAIRPMIVVLMARALNIHSNGAGDLLPGQKAIAMISEMIHTASLVHDDVIDGSDKRRGKRTINEVWGEKKAILVGDFILSAASMALARIGNISVVKVLSQVIEDLVRGEFMQLGSKENENERFKHYLEKTFKKTASLIANSCKAVSILVNSDPDVHEIAFQYGKNVGIAFQLVDDVLDFTSGASHLGKPTAADLKLGLATGPVLFACQQFPELHAMIMRRFSSNGDVDRAWQYVLKSDGVQQTNFLAQRYGREAIRHISLLRPSAERDALIQLTEMVLTRDK encoded by the exons ATGGCCGCTCCGTGGTGGAGACACTGCCGCAGGTGGACTACAAACTGTTCGAGGGCGAGTTTCGCGGAAACCGTGCGGCATTTTAACGGCAGGACAGCAGCTTTCTCGACGTCCTCTCCGGGCCGGGCGTCCTGGATCTCCAGGCCAGGGAACGAG GGACAATCACCATCATCTATGCAGGCAAACCTGAACATTTTAAACCTAAACAG ACACACGTCGCGGTTGCGGTTTCCGTCACTCCAGTCATGCTGTTGCAGAACAATACACAGCGACGCAAAGCTCAAAGATCCTTTCACATTAGCCCAAAAAGACATGGCGAGTTTATATGAGGACATCAAAAAG GAGCTGTTTGTGTCTAAAGAGGAGCTGAAGTATTTATGTGATTACTACTTCGATGGCAAAGGCAAAGCAATCCGACCGATGATTGTTGTTCTCATGGCTCGAGCCCTCAACATCCACAGCAACGGAGCAGG AGATTTGCTCCCGGGGCAGAAGGCCATCGCCATGATCTCAGAGATGATTCACACTGCCAGCCTTGTGCACGACGACGTCATCGATGGATCAGATAAGCGTCGAGGGAAGAGAACAATCAATGAAGTGTGGGgtgaaaaaaag gCAATCCTGGTTGGAGATTTCATCCTCTCTGCCGCCTCCATGGCTTTGGCTCGGATTGGAAACATCTCTGTGGTCAAAGTGTTGTCCCAGGTCATAGAAGACCTGGTCCGAG GTGAATTCATGCAGCTGGGCTCTAAAGAGAACGAAAACGAGAGATTCAAACACTACCTCGAGAAAACCTTCAAGAAGACGGCGAGTCTTATTGCAAACAGTTGTAAAGCA GTTTCCATCCTGGTCAACTCTGATCCGGATGTTCACGAAATCGCCTTCCAGTATGGGAAGAACGTGGGCATTGCTTTTCAG CTGGTGGACGATGTGCTGGACTTCACATCAGGGGCCAGTCATTTGGGGAAGCCCACAGCTGCAGATCTCAAACTGGGTTTAGCCACTGGACCAGTTCTGTTTGCTTGTCAACAG tttcctgAGCTTCATGCTATGATCATGAGACGTTTCAGCTCCAATGGAGATGTAGATCGAGCCTGGCAGTACGTCCTCAAG AGCGATGGCGTGCAGCAGACAAACTTTCTGGCGCAGCGCTACGGCCGAGAAGCCATCCGACACATCAGTCTGCTGAGGCCGTCAGCGGAGAGAGACGCCCTCATCCAGCTCACTGAGATGGTGCTAACCAGAGACAAATAA